The genomic segment CCCGGTGACGGTGAACGCGGTGGCGATGGGGTAGCCCGCGAAGACGCCGAGGGCGACGAGGCCGGCGGCGACGATGAGGGCGACGGTGGCTGCCGTCGCCGTCAACACGTTGCCGACGACGAGTTCGTTGCCGACGGCCTGCGTGACGTTCGCCCCCTGCAGGAACGCGCCGGCGAAGCCGAGGAGGCCGACGACGAACCCCGCACGCATGACGGAGATGGCGTTGGCGCCGACCGCGGGCGCGAACGGCGTCGACCCCGACGACCCGGCGCCGATGGCCCACGCCATGAACAGACTCGCGAGTGCGGCGACGACGAACGTGGCGAGCGTCCCGGTGGCGACCATCGCTACTCCTTACCGTAGCCGTCGTCGTAGCCCTCGCGTAACCCGAGGAGCGTCCGACGGACGAACAGGTAGCCGAAGAAGACGAACAACAGCAGTAAGACGACGAACCCGACGAATATCGGGTTGGTCAGGACGAAGTCGACGGCGTCGCCGAGGAGGCCCTGGAGCGGACGGGCGGACATGCGCGGGCCTTTCTTGGGCGCGGGTAAAGCCGTTTCGCCGTCGGGCGACGCGACCGGTTCTCGCGAGGAGAAGACTCATCACCCCGGATGCGGAATCGGGGGACGAGATGGCCGACATCCTCCCCACTCGGCCCGACCCCCCCTCCGAGGAGGACAAGGAGCCTCGCGTCGTCGGCCTCGACAGCGACGAGGTGTCGGAC from the Halogeometricum rufum genome contains:
- a CDS encoding DUF7859 family protein encodes the protein MSARPLQGLLGDAVDFVLTNPIFVGFVVLLLLFVFFGYLFVRRTLLGLREGYDDGYGKE